The genome window CATTTATCTTTTTTATTTGTTCTAAAATAGTTTCTTCTTGTATATTTGTATTACACATATTTATTCACCATTCCTTTATTTAAAATTTTATTTATAGCATAAAAGTAAATATCTTATAACTTATTAATTGTTGTTTGCGACTGTTTGATGTTATATAATAATAATCAAGTACATGTAAAAATTATATAAAATATATAAGCCAAAATTCATAGTGTAGATTCAATTATATTATTCAAATACATAATGTAAATTATTTATCATGTAAATTGTCTATTAATAACTCTATCAGAATTTATAAAAATAATATTTAAAAGGAGAAAACATATGAAATATTCGACAATGGGTATGAAAGCGGTAAATACAAAAGAAAATGACAATAAATTTTCTAGTGGCATATTTTTAGAGCTGTACACGTTAAATTTAATGATAAAAAAAGACGGTTGTGTTTATGGAAAGGAAGTTACAGATTATATAGGTAGTTTTAATTTATCTTGGAAACCTAGCAATGGAACTATGTATCCAATAATAGAAAAAATGCTTACAAAAGGTCTTATTGAAGTTGCAACTAAAAAAGAACGTAAAAAACTCTATAAGATAACTGAAAAAGGAAGAATCTACTACAATGAAAGGTCTACAGACTTTAAACAGATGCTAATAGAATCAGCAAATTTTTATAATACTATTGCAAATGAATTAGAATAATCCTCAATAAGACCACTCTTCAAGTTGTTAGAGTGGTCTAAATTTCATAGCAGTAATAATTCTCATTCACTTAAGCAATTAATCAATCTAACAGCTTTTTTCAATTTAGATTTTGCACAAGCTCTTTTTTTATTTATTGTACCTCTGCAAAACCCAAACATCTCTGCTATTTCTGAATCAGTATTATCCTCCATATACCACATTACTAGTATCCGTCTTTCAAATATTGTAAGATTTTTAAATATATTAGAGCATGTAATTCCATTAATCCAATTATTATTTAAAAATTCATCATCATATATATTTATAACCATATCTTTTTCAATTATTGCAATCGACAACTGTAGATTATAAAAAAGCTCGACATAATCGAGCACTTCGTCTATTTCTTTTTGTGCATTTTTATCACAAATAGTTTCTTCTATAGGTAATTGTTGGTCAGAATCATATATCTTACATATTTTTTTCTGATAATACAGACCTCTTGCTATTGGGTCTTTAGATAATTTTTCTAAATGTCTAAAAACATAATAATGAAAATTTCTCTTGATATAATTGTGAAAAGACGGCTTTGTATCTTTATATTTATGGCACATCGATAAAAAAATAGCACATATCTCCTGTTGTATGTCTTCTTTATCATTATTTGAAAATATACCAACTATTTTTGCAACAGTCTTATCTGCAACCCTTTGACCATGACCATTAACAAAATATGAATTTAATTTCAATCGTTCATTTTCTTCTTCTACAAATAATTTAATAAAACTTCTTATTGAGTAATCTTCTATAGAATATTGTCCATACACTATTAAAGAAATATACTTATTTAACATTGTTCTAAACGAATTAATTAGTTCTTGTGCTGCATCTTTTGAACCAGCTTGTAATTCATATACCAAATCATGTATTTTTTGATAT of Clostridioides sp. ES-S-0054-01 contains these proteins:
- a CDS encoding PadR family transcriptional regulator, translated to MKYSTMGMKAVNTKENDNKFSSGIFLELYTLNLMIKKDGCVYGKEVTDYIGSFNLSWKPSNGTMYPIIEKMLTKGLIEVATKKERKKLYKITEKGRIYYNERSTDFKQMLIESANFYNTIANELE
- a CDS encoding sigma-70 family RNA polymerase sigma factor; the encoded protein is MKKKITYKNNLQKYGMSEYQKIHDLVYELQAGSKDAAQELINSFRTMLNKYISLIVYGQYSIEDYSIRSFIKLFVEEENERLKLNSYFVNGHGQRVADKTVAKIVGIFSNNDKEDIQQEICAIFLSMCHKYKDTKPSFHNYIKRNFHYYVFRHLEKLSKDPIARGLYYQKKICKIYDSDQQLPIEETICDKNAQKEIDEVLDYVELFYNLQLSIAIIEKDMVINIYDDEFLNNNWINGITCSNIFKNLTIFERRILVMWYMEDNTDSEIAEMFGFCRGTINKKRACAKSKLKKAVRLINCLSE